From the genome of Heliangelus exortis chromosome 23, bHelExo1.hap1, whole genome shotgun sequence:
ATTGTTCTGTCgatgttttctgtgttgtgaACTTCATCTTTAAATTAGAGCTACTACACTGGGATCCTAAATATCTCTCCATTTGCAGGAAGTATGTGGACACTGAGTAGATTTTGTAATGCTTTGTGTTCAGTTCAAGGACTTGCTCAGCATAGAGCTGACTGCCTGGATAGAGGTAACTTTCCCCCACATGGTGATGTAGCTCTGTGGAGCTTCAAGGAAGACAAAGCCAGAAGCTGTTACTTTGAGATGAGTGATGTGATAAATCCTTTTTTTGACATAGGTGAATTGTGAAGTTTTATGGAAAGTAACAAATTAGGTGaagtcaatattttttttctatgtgagAAACAGGGGGACAAAGTGACTTTTCTGTGGGTAACTTGTAAGAAGAGATTAGAGACTTGGGTCACTTGGAGTAGTGAAGAATAGTAAATGACTTTGCAAGTATGCTTATTGTTGTCCCTAGCAAGAGGAGAATTATCTACAAGGTATTCTTGTCAACAAGATTAGGGGCTTTAGGCTTAGAGCAGAGACACTTAAGCACTTCAGCCTGTGGAAAGGTCTTGAGTGAGTTCAGGAAAGTGAATGTGTTAGCCTTGGGAAGCCTGGCTTCGAGAACATTGCAACAAATTCAGGAGAAAGTGAGGTAAGCATGAGTTTGGCTGTTACCTATTTTTTCACAGCTATGCTGAAAATGGGAGCGTGGAACCTGAGTAGTAACTTTTTTCTAGGTTTTCTTGATTTAGAAATTTTGTAACTTCTTTCAAAGAGAAGCACCATCCATATCAAGCTTAATTTGTCTTagaaactttcttttaaaatgggGTCAAATGCCTCTAAAACatgctgagaaacagaaatgtattACTTCAGGATATTCAGTTGTGCTGGTTTGTGATGAGCATGGGTCATATATTGGACAATCTCTGTTTATTGCATCTGTGTTTTCCCATGCATTTGCCTGACCTTGCCTCTAGTTTTTGCTTTcagagattattaaaaaaacctgctagATACAAGTAAACTCTCCTGATTTACAATATAGCTGAAAAGTACACAAGGGgatggaacttttttttttttccctgtggatCTCATATTTCTGCCATAAATTTAATTGCCTAGGACTTAATGTAAAAGAAGTAGAGGAACAGCCAAGTTGGTTGGCTGTTTGTCCCATAAATTTTACAGTCTGCTTCAGATAACTCCTATATTTTAATGCTCTTGGCTTCATCaggatttttgtttcctgtgtgTGAGTTCAGTCATGTTGGCAGGAATTGGAACTTCCTGTTGATGTTGAAACAACAAAGGCTACAAAGGGAATGTGGAAATCTGGTTTGAACAATTCCTATGGATGCTTCAGAACTGCTGCTCAGAGTCTGGAGTTGCCTGGAATgcatggggagggagggaactTCTCACCCTAAAACTGTAGCAGACTTCAAGATATTAACTTGGTGTGTGGATATATTACAGATGGAAAAGACATCAAGGGTTGTATGCAGTCAGCTATTAATTATCATGCAGTGAATACTGAAGCATAGCAAGTGACTGAAGGTCCAGATCCACAGAAGCTGCTTTTACAACAGTGGTTGTGAAGCTCCTTGAAGTCCTTGCTGCCTGTGATAATGGAGATGGTATCTTGCACAGAGGTGTAAAGGTTTCTGTAGCACTGGCAAACCATTTTGAAGTTGTTCATTCAAAGGAAGCTTTCCTTAGAACATCAGAGAGTGATTTTCTTGATGTAGAGTTCACAAATAAAGCATTGGAGGAGCTCAGCTGCACAGTAGGTAAGGCAGGCCACGCAGATGCATGTCTGAATAACTGTGTGGTAAAGCACATTTATGAAATGACTTTAAAGGTTGGGTTCTGCTAATTCTTGGGTTCAGTTAATTCTTACAGATGGTGAAGGAACTagggctgctcagcccctgtGTAAAGCAGGACTCAGGCAACGTGCTGAGGCAGGATACTGCCTTGAATGTGAtgtgaaatgtttttatgtAACACAGTTATACCCCTAGATCTTGTGCTGGGCCTCTCAAAGCATCACGGAGGTTTTATGGGTGTGAAGACAGATGTGTATCTGCTGGCTGAGCCATGATATCCCACCAGCCAGGGAGTGGGGCTCCTGTCCCCTCAGCTGTGTTCCTGGCTCTATCACTGTTGCTGCAGCAGacactgggcactgctgggctgcTTCTGACACTGCCATTTGCAGCAGACCCTCAGCACATGCTATGCTCAGCACTGAGGCACAAGCAtgaaatgtgcttttatttgctttaaactCAGTGTATGCAACTAATCCAGGATCAAACTACAGGGATCCATTGCAGGGAAGCAAACCCTCTCAGTCTAAATTTTTTCCCAGGACCAGTGTTCATCTCCCTAggcctcctcctcttccattaaaaagtttttttttttcatttaaatgtgaGAGAATTCTATTGCACAGTGCACAAATTCTGGCAGAAAGGAATTGTCACTATTTTAAGCTGTGAGTTACAGGAGGATGTATCTACTTTGACTGATATGAGATTATTCATCctattctattttaaaataatgctgcaTGTAAATCTTCATGTAGTTACCTGTAACTCTGCAGCTGAAATTCTGGTGTGCTAAATCTTAATCCAATTGCTGAGTTGCTGTGACCTTCAGcagattatttaaattttggattataatttctttccctgaaaTAGGAATGATACCATCTCTTAAGATCCTTGTCCTCTGCCTAGAGAGCCTGGTATTTCCTTAGTGGAAAATGGGCTTATATACTAACTTAGGGAATGGTGGAAATAGGACTGGATatcaaaaagctaaaaaaaaaatctgaaaatttattCTTAAGATCAGTCTTTAAACTTATTAATTACTTAATGACAAGAGTAATGCTATTTCACCAACAGAGGAGCTGTAAGCAGTGATGGCTGCATGCTAAAAACTGGAGACCTAACCACACAGTCTTAGGTCTTAAATGTAGAGAAACAACAGAGCAttccaaagaaaagaagatggtTATACGGTCATAAAACACTCTTGATGGGTTTTGTCTTAACTGGATTTTGGACTAAGCTGAACAAGCAGTCTTAAAAGGGCTTAAAGATGACCCTGGAGccagaagagagaaggaagagacagTTTCACAATAAAGTAAAAGGACTGTGATGTTTGGTGAATGGAGGTTTTGAGATGGAAGCTAATTAACAttccttttctaaaatattttgggtttcaGAGAAGAGTGTAACTTTGTATATGGATTACATTACAAAATCTGTTCCTTGAGGTCCTTGTTTTGGAATGTTTGCCACTGTGAAGAGAGCTCTGAGATAAATCTGGTTACGTGGGGTAGGAATATTTAGGGAATGTTAAATCCTTAATAACTCTTGAAACTTTTTTCAGTAATGAtgcttgctctgctgctttggttTGCCTTCACAATATGTTCTCTGTTACTGTgacaagataaaaatataaaagttatCCCCATCTTTCTCCTTGGGAAGAGCTTAAGggggaaaaaccccacaccccacATGCTTGCAGAGATAAATAAGCTGATTAAAACTTAACAGAATAATATGTAAAGCTGCTAGGCAAACATCTCTTTTATTTCATAGTGAAGAGTCAGTTCTGGCTAATAAAGTGTAAAAGCACACTAACagtgtttttaaataaactctAGGTTCTCTGTGTGTCATTTGAAAATGGAACCAATTGTTGTGCAGTAAAAGAGAAACTTCATCAGCatctttcttcagtgtcttgtATTGGTATCCAGCTGCATGGATTTTAAACCAAAAAGTTtaggaaaagctgaattttagCCAGGGAATGCTGATGAAAATGCTAACAATACCTTTCTAGAacactgacttttaaaaataagtcgTATGCTTAATGGAAAATATCTATATGCTTATTTTATTGGAAAACAATCCAATAGTTGAGCATGTTCATCAATAGCTGTGTTCTGTTGAGCCTCTGTcttgctggctgcagagcagggcaggcagagggatggatgtGAGTAATTCAGTGCTCAGAAAACAGCAAGGGCAAAACGTCTGGCAGTGGTTGATTAAACTCTTCCCCTCAAcatatcattaaaaaaatagttttattctGACAACGTATTAAtgttaaaattctttaaaagtGCTGTTTGGGATGGTTTGAAAAGACTTGTCTACTCTGCTAATTTCAAGCTCTGGCTTCTACTAATTCCCATTATTATTATCCCCTGTCTTTCAGATTTCTGGTTGTTTCAGAGGTGGCAGTGAAGCACACCTTTAGCACAGGAAAATGAGTGAGCTTGACCAGTTACGCCAGGAGGCCGAGCAACTGAAAAACCAAATCAGAGTATGTATTGAAACAGAGGATCTTGAAACCTGGGCACAGATGAGTGGTGATTCCTGCATCTTGAAGAGAAGAGGTGGAAAGAAACCGGGCATTAAGTTAAATGTTTTCACAGTGCCAAAGTTAATGGAATGGGTGTTGAGAGAGGGCAATGCATGTAACTGCTAAAGGAAATTACTTTTGGTCTTTAATACTGCTTAGAGAATAGTAGTTACACAAATAATGCACAGAATGGATTAgatcaaaataaatgtttactGAAGTTTTTCTGAGCCAGATCATAACCAATGTTAAGCAACCTCCTCCTTAAAAGAAGGTCAGCTAAAAGGTTATCTAGGGCTGGTCCAATTAGATCTTGAAAAATCTCCAAGGAAGGAGAATTGTCTGGATAAGCAGTTTGATTGCTTGACCCTCTTTGTTGTGAAAATCTTATCTTTCTCTCTAAAGTAGAAAATGTTGAAGTTAGATGTTTAAAATCAATGTTTTGACAGCAGACAGCACACTACACTCGTGCTGCAGTTAGGATGGGTCCTTGCTGGATGACAAGCAGGAATGCTTTCTGAACTTTGTTTTGAGGGAGCTTCATCAAGATGACAAAACAGAGATACAAAAATGTACAGAAATTCTTCTGACTTCTTTAACTTCCTTCCATTGCAGGATGCTAGGAAAGCATGTGCAGATGCCACCCTGGCTCAGGTAAGCATTTAACAGTTTAAAATGAATTAGAAAAACCTATTTTCTTTACCTTCTTACaccaaattttctttttgtaagtgCAAGTGCCTCtcttatttttccctcctttctcagtgattcttattttgcttttaggtgtttttttccagacataAGAACTTTTTTCATCATTGTCCCATTTCTGAGAGCAGTTTTTTCAGAACTGACTCAGGGCACATCTGCACTATTTGGTGGAAAATGGCACAGGGGAGCCCCAGTGTTCTGCTACGGATATGATTGTAGTTCAGTTGCATCACCTTTATAATCAGAACCATAACCTACTGGGTTTAACCTATTTATTAATTTCCACATGATGCTGCACTGCTGTCTGAACTGCTCCTGAGCATCTTGCTCTGCTGTTTGATCTTATTTGCTTGGTTTCAGCCATCATTAagctggggaaagggaaatTTACTCTGGAGTGTGTCTCATGGAgatgtggtgggttttttcagaGACCTGGTAGGAATTTAGGCTGAAACAGATGATTATGGCACTAGAagagaaggctttttttttttttttaaagtttgtacAGAGGTGTCTGATGTCAGCTTTCATTCAGGGTATGACACCATTCCTATTTCAGATCACAGCCAACATTGACCCAGTGGGGAGAATTCAGATGCGCACTAGGAGAACGCTCCGGGGACACCTGGCGAAAATTTATGCAATGCACTGGGGGACTGATtccaggtgggtgctggtgaTAGAAAATATGAACTCTTGGCTTTGCTGTTATTTCACAGGCCTGTGATTTCCCTGTTCCTACCACTAAGAACCAGTAATTCCAGAAGAATTAATTCCAGACAAGCAAGAGAATTCTGGAACCCTtaatctcactttttttttccctcttctcctgatgtccatttttttcttgtccaaaTCTTAAATTTGGCACCAAAATACCAGTCCTCACCTACTTCTTAAAAAATGGTGTGGTACCACATAAATTCCAAGAACCTATGGAGATAGAGTACATTATTTATCAATTGTACTTAATGAAGAAGTATGCATCGTTAATATGAAAAATAGTTAATGATGTGTTACCCTTGTCATTTCTGAATTGCCTACTACTTAAAAATCAGAACAGAACTGGTAGTTTGAGTTGAACTTCAGTGTTTTGCATCCCATTTTTCTATGTCTCTGATAGACACTTATTTCTCATAGATATGCAGAATTCATTGCCTCAGGCACCTCTTTTGCAAATAACTTACTTAGAAGATGGGaattcagttttttgtttggccAAAGTGTTTCAAGATAGCTCAAAAATATaacctagagaaaaaaaaagtctggagaCTGGAGTACTTTGATTGCTCTGTGTTGTTCAGCTTTGAAACCATCATCACAAGatgcataaaataaatttgaataCCATATTGGAGTGTTTTATTAGATTTCCAAACCAGGGGATTATGAAACCTGTGTTTGGAACACAGGCACTGATTCCATGCaagttttctctctgtgttcAAGACTGAGATGTTAGTTACATGACTACAGTTCTTCTTGAAACCAGAATGTGTGAAGATGTAGTTGTTCTCTCTCACGTTTCCATAATATTTAGCATTGAAATTGGCTCTGCTtgcctcctctttcctctctagGCTTCTAGTTAGTGCCTCCCAGGATGGCAAACTTATCATTTGGGACAGCTATACTACAAACAAGGTAAGAGtaactgataaaatattttcctaatgataaaataaaatggctCAAGGTGAATATTCTGATTAGCTCCGTGGTAGAAAACTTCTCCAAATGATCTGGTTGTGTTTTTAGTGCAGGGTATTGTTCTTTAACTCCTGATTGCTTGCAGGATCACCAATTACTgtagcagcagaaaaacaggCTGTTATCTTTACTGTTTTCTTAGTAAATGCAGAAAGACAGTTAATATTGCATGAAAACTcaatatatataaagatataatCCCTTCCTTAGAGATGTGATGAACAAATCTGAAGAATGAATGCAACAATTTAGCAAGACAGAACCGATTTAGCTTCAATAATCGTGAAAAACCTCCTGGTGGCAAATTATTGACTCAGttgttttgcagaagaaatgacATGAATCTCTCCATTTCAGGTGCATGCTATTCCCCTGCGTTCCTCTTGGGTCATGACTTGTGCATATGCTCCCTCTGGAAATTATGTGGCTTGTGGTGGTCTTGATAACATCTGTTCCATTTATAACTTGAAAACTCGTGAAGGGAATGTACGTGTCAGCCGTGAGCTGGCTGGTCACACAGGTGAGTCCCTGCTCAGCATGATCTGAGCTGCCCAAGAATATCGTGAaattgtaaaacaaaataaaaaataataaccttTTAAATAGGATTTCCCAATTAAAAACACATCCTTCACTGTGCACCTTTATTTCTCAGGGGGACTGTAGCTGTGTACTACTCGTTTTAAATGGCTTTTCCCccctatttttaaaagctgtttttgaAGATGATACTCTGTGAAAAAGAGTTGTAATGAGGatgtgttttaatttctctgcctCCTGATGGTGCCATTCTTTAGTTGCAGAGGTTTGAGTTCTCAATGCTCCTTCTTCTGttgctccttctctctccccaaaATACAGTAGCTTAATTATTGCCACAGTTTTTGTTTCTAAGGTGAACTGTTCTGTGACTGGTGAGAGAGTTAGGCTTGTAGGCTTTATTCCAGAAGCTTAATCATCTTTACTTTTATAAACTCTGTAACTGGGAAATGTGAAGAGCCAAACCACACTTTGTCCAAAACAGTGGACATACATATAAAAATTGTCTGTCTTCTGGCATATACAGAAGTTCTTGCTGCATCCTCAGGAAAGGAAGCAAATAATCAAGCCAGTTTGCAATGTGAAGAGTGATCTCTGGTCTTCTGCAtcaactttttgttttgttttcaggatATTTGTCATGCTGTCGCTTCTTGGATGATAATCAAATCGTTACCAGCTCTGGTGACACCACTTGGTAAGCAGTAAAATTTTGACATAATTGTTAATGATGACTTTTCACAGCTATACTCTATtattgaaggaaaaattattctttctaaACCTGATAGTCACACAGAAAGCTAAATGTGATTAATTATTGTTCATATATCACATTTTTACTAGTAATTAGAGACTTGGACTTTAAGGTTTGTTAGTTTTGGCTGTTTAGTTATACTTCTGTTCTGAAGAGCCTGATCTAGTCCCCTGTGTTAAGGTGGCAtggaaacacttttttactATGGCTTTCCAAAAGAAGTGACTTAATGATTTGTCTGCAAAAGGACACATTTGGATTTTTCTAATGCAGATTTAAGTTTATGTTGTTACTCATAAGAGCTCCtagaaaatattctgcagtgacagtaagtaatttttttgaggAGAATACAGGTGTATGCCTTAACAGATACTGGCTTCACAATGAAAAAACCCTACAATCTCAATCATAAATTTCTCTTACCTTTTAGCAGTGATAGAGATTGACAGGTACAGACAAGAATTGCTGTCTGGGTCCTCCCGTGGAGCACAAATgtgttgatttttgttttaattcttctttcaAGTGCCCTCTGGGACATAGAAACTGGTCAGCAGACAACTACATTTACTGGGCACACTGGAGATGTCATGAGTTTGTCTCTTGCTCCTGATGCCCGGTGTTTTGTTTCTGGTGCCTGTGATGCCTCTGCCAAGCTGTGGGATGTTAGAGAAGGAATGTGTCGGCAAACCTTCACGGGCCACGAGTCGGACATCAATGCCATCTGTGTATGTATCAGCTCCAACAGGGGACTTAAGATTCCATTAATTCTTAAGAAATAATG
Proteins encoded in this window:
- the GNB1 gene encoding guanine nucleotide-binding protein G(I)/G(S)/G(T) subunit beta-1, producing MSELDQLRQEAEQLKNQIRDARKACADATLAQITANIDPVGRIQMRTRRTLRGHLAKIYAMHWGTDSRLLVSASQDGKLIIWDSYTTNKVHAIPLRSSWVMTCAYAPSGNYVACGGLDNICSIYNLKTREGNVRVSRELAGHTGYLSCCRFLDDNQIVTSSGDTTCALWDIETGQQTTTFTGHTGDVMSLSLAPDARCFVSGACDASAKLWDVREGMCRQTFTGHESDINAICFFPNGNAFATGSDDATCRLFDLRADQELMVYSHDNIICGITSVAFSKSGRLLLAGYDDFNCNVWDTLKADRAGVLAGHDNRVSCLGVTDDGMAVATGSWDSFLKIWN